The Chthoniobacterales bacterium genome includes a window with the following:
- a CDS encoding threonylcarbamoyl-AMP synthase, whose translation MKTEVISALGDVQIGAAALHAAEFLRRGDVVAVPTETVYGLACDAMDASAATKVFAAKERPAFDPLIVHVAGEEWIEKLSCADGDVLEAARKLAAAFWPGPLTMVLPSNDTVPDIVRSGLPTVALRCSAHPVMAAVVAALGHPVAAPSANRFGRISPVTAQDVVEELGGRIPLVVDGGACRHGLESTIVAVEAGRLVLLRPGPVTREQLEKFARVEHAERAVAIAAPGMLESHYAPRTPLTILSPGATLPADAAESGLLAFGGGTAGFAALENLPADPAEAAPVFFSALRRLDSSGVKRIYARTVAESGLGMAIMDRLRRAASHE comes from the coding sequence ATGAAAACCGAGGTCATCTCCGCTTTGGGCGATGTGCAAATTGGCGCTGCGGCCTTGCACGCGGCGGAATTTTTGCGTCGAGGCGACGTGGTGGCGGTGCCGACCGAAACAGTTTACGGCTTGGCGTGCGATGCAATGGATGCGTCCGCTGCCACGAAGGTGTTCGCCGCGAAAGAGCGTCCGGCATTCGATCCGCTCATCGTGCATGTGGCCGGCGAGGAATGGATCGAAAAACTGTCATGCGCAGACGGCGATGTGCTCGAGGCCGCGCGAAAACTCGCGGCGGCTTTTTGGCCGGGACCCTTGACCATGGTGCTTCCGTCCAACGATACGGTTCCGGACATTGTGCGCTCGGGGCTGCCGACCGTCGCATTGCGTTGCAGTGCGCATCCGGTGATGGCGGCGGTGGTGGCAGCGCTTGGGCATCCCGTGGCCGCGCCCAGCGCCAACCGTTTCGGGAGAATCAGTCCGGTGACGGCGCAGGACGTGGTCGAGGAGTTGGGCGGACGCATTCCGTTGGTGGTCGACGGGGGGGCGTGCCGGCACGGACTGGAATCGACGATCGTGGCCGTGGAAGCCGGGCGCCTGGTTCTTCTTCGCCCCGGGCCGGTGACTCGCGAGCAGTTGGAAAAGTTTGCCCGCGTCGAGCATGCGGAACGCGCCGTTGCGATCGCTGCCCCGGGCATGCTCGAGAGCCATTATGCGCCGCGAACCCCGCTGACGATCCTCTCGCCGGGCGCGACATTGCCTGCTGATGCGGCGGAAAGCGGGCTACTTGCCTTCGGCGGGGGGACGGCAGGATTTGCCGCACTGGAAAATCTGCCGGCCGACCCCGCGGAGGCGGCGCCGGTGTTCTTCTCGGCCCTTCGTCGGCTCGACTCATCGGGCGTGAAACGCATTTATGCCCGCACGGTTGCGGAATCCGGGCTGGGCATGGCCATCATGGATCGGCTACGCAGGGCGGCATCGCATGAGTAA
- the murJ gene encoding murein biosynthesis integral membrane protein MurJ, translating into MSKEKLNTRAAGIVALAVMLSRVLGLARELILAALFGAGRGMDAYITAFRAPNLLRDLFAEGALSVAFVTVFSKIGVERGVDAAWVLARKMATLTLVFMSIVTLLGIIFAGPLMDLLAPGFDPAKSAFAIELTRIMFPFILLVSLAALVMGMLNSRNVFGMPAMASSFFNIGSIVGGVAIAWLIDPCFGPRALVGIAIGTLVGGFLQLAVQLPSLRKVGFSFAFDFHWNDPDVKRVLVLMLPAVIAASAVQVNVMVNSVFASYLGDGAVSWLSYAFRLMQLPLGIFGVAIATVTLPAVSKIAAGGDMAHFRATLSKALRLALFLTLPATVGLVLMSDEIIGLIYQRGKFSPADTLQTGAALKFYAVGLMAYACIKVLSPAFYALDRKWTPMMVSFVAIALNVLLNWQLTFRMGMGHRGLALSTGLSAVANFLMLYLLMRRAAAGMNTASLIGPFAKMIVAAGALAAVCHAGRLRLEPWLAAVSLTDRTWSLLTVIAAGAAAYFGVCALLHVGEAREALMLIRRKISRRAMSPPGA; encoded by the coding sequence ATGAGTAAGGAAAAGCTCAACACGCGCGCCGCCGGCATCGTGGCCTTGGCTGTGATGCTGAGTCGCGTGCTCGGACTGGCGCGCGAGTTGATCCTGGCTGCGCTTTTCGGTGCAGGGCGGGGGATGGACGCCTATATCACGGCCTTCCGTGCCCCGAACCTCTTGCGGGATCTTTTTGCCGAGGGCGCGTTGTCGGTGGCATTTGTGACGGTCTTTTCCAAAATCGGGGTGGAGAGGGGCGTGGACGCGGCGTGGGTGCTTGCGCGCAAGATGGCCACCCTCACGCTCGTGTTCATGAGCATCGTCACGCTGCTTGGAATTATTTTTGCAGGCCCGCTTATGGACTTGCTGGCGCCTGGTTTTGATCCCGCGAAGTCTGCGTTTGCCATTGAACTCACGCGCATCATGTTCCCGTTTATTTTGCTCGTCTCTCTCGCGGCGCTGGTGATGGGGATGCTCAATTCGCGCAACGTTTTCGGCATGCCTGCGATGGCATCGAGCTTTTTCAACATCGGTTCCATTGTCGGTGGTGTGGCCATCGCATGGCTGATTGACCCGTGTTTCGGACCTCGCGCCTTGGTTGGAATCGCCATAGGCACGCTTGTCGGCGGGTTTCTGCAGCTGGCCGTTCAGTTGCCGAGCCTGCGCAAGGTCGGGTTTTCCTTCGCCTTCGACTTCCATTGGAACGATCCGGATGTGAAGCGGGTGCTTGTCCTCATGTTGCCGGCGGTTATTGCCGCAAGTGCCGTGCAGGTGAATGTGATGGTGAACAGCGTGTTTGCCTCCTATCTCGGCGATGGCGCCGTGAGTTGGCTGTCCTACGCGTTCCGTTTGATGCAGCTGCCTCTCGGGATATTCGGTGTGGCCATCGCCACGGTCACGCTGCCCGCAGTTTCCAAAATCGCGGCTGGCGGCGACATGGCGCACTTCCGCGCAACATTGTCCAAGGCGCTGCGGCTGGCCCTTTTTCTCACCTTGCCGGCCACTGTAGGGCTTGTCCTCATGAGCGACGAAATCATCGGCCTCATTTATCAGCGCGGGAAATTTTCTCCCGCCGACACGCTCCAGACCGGTGCTGCGCTGAAGTTTTACGCGGTGGGCCTCATGGCCTACGCATGCATCAAGGTTCTGTCGCCGGCATTTTACGCTCTCGACCGCAAATGGACGCCGATGATGGTGAGCTTCGTGGCCATCGCGCTCAACGTGCTCTTGAACTGGCAGCTCACATTCCGCATGGGAATGGGGCACCGCGGACTCGCTTTGTCCACCGGACTTTCCGCCGTGGCGAATTTTCTGATGCTCTACTTGCTCATGCGCCGCGCTGCCGCAGGAATGAACACCGCGTCGTTGATCGGTCCGTTCGCGAAGATGATTGTTGCCGCGGGTGCGTTGGCCGCGGTCTGCCATGCAGGGCGCTTGAGGCTTGAGCCGTGGCTGGCTGCGGTGTCACTGACGGACCGCACGTGGTCGCTTCTCACGGTGATCGCGGCCGGTGCTGCCGCCTACTTCGGTGTCTGTGCCTTGCTCCACGTCGGAGAAGCGCGCGAGGCGTTGATGCTGATCCGCCGCAAAATCTCGCGGCGCGCCATGTCGCCGCCCGGCGCCTAG
- a CDS encoding glycosyltransferase family 9 protein codes for MNPSRLLVLKPSSLGDIVHTLPAVAALRARFAKAHITWMVNPEWEPLLIGNPHVDSTLVFPRAEFRGPAGWLRFRRWRADLPTKLQPDLILDFQGLLRTALTAQAFRGTPVYGMSDAREGARLFHSKTVRIDADAHAVERYLGLAAAVGATMEGSPVFSLPAGRQPSAALPPAPWILLHPFSRGHGKSLTTESIRAFCRKAAHPVVIAGRNEASLPGLPENAVNLSNKTNLAELIWLLRSAAFVVSVDSGPMHLAAAVTDKLIGIHTWSDPCKVGPYRPGAHVWKGGEFFPALDPASSRAKSAVPDIHDAETIARWTARQFS; via the coding sequence ATGAACCCTTCCCGCCTGCTGGTGCTCAAGCCCAGCTCCCTGGGCGATATCGTCCACACTCTTCCAGCGGTAGCCGCCCTGCGCGCGCGCTTCGCAAAGGCGCACATCACTTGGATGGTGAACCCCGAATGGGAACCGCTGCTCATAGGGAACCCCCACGTCGATAGCACGCTTGTTTTCCCGCGCGCGGAATTCCGGGGACCAGCCGGATGGCTGCGTTTCCGGCGATGGCGGGCGGACCTTCCGACAAAACTCCAACCCGACCTCATCCTCGACTTTCAGGGACTGCTGCGCACGGCGTTGACGGCGCAGGCGTTCCGCGGAACCCCTGTTTACGGAATGTCAGATGCACGCGAGGGCGCCCGCCTTTTCCACTCGAAAACGGTGCGCATTGACGCCGATGCGCACGCCGTCGAGCGCTACCTTGGGCTTGCCGCAGCGGTCGGAGCTACGATGGAAGGGTCGCCGGTTTTCAGCCTCCCAGCCGGCAGACAGCCCTCCGCCGCCTTGCCACCCGCACCGTGGATCCTTTTACACCCCTTCTCCCGAGGACACGGGAAATCACTCACGACGGAAAGTATCCGCGCTTTCTGCCGCAAGGCGGCCCATCCTGTCGTCATTGCCGGACGCAACGAGGCTTCCCTGCCGGGTCTGCCGGAAAATGCCGTGAATTTATCGAACAAAACCAATCTTGCCGAGTTGATCTGGCTGCTACGCAGCGCGGCCTTCGTCGTCAGCGTGGACAGCGGACCGATGCATCTGGCCGCCGCGGTCACGGACAAACTCATCGGCATTCACACATGGAGCGACCCGTGCAAAGTCGGACCCTATCGTCCGGGAGCGCATGTATGGAAAGGCGGCGAGTTTTTTCCCGCGCTCGATCCCGCGTCATCCCGGGCGAAATCGGCTGTCCCGGACATTCATGATGCGGAGACAATCGCCCGGTGGACAGCCCGGCAATTCAGCTAG
- a CDS encoding metallophosphoesterase family protein has product MRIALFGDIHSNLEALQSVLADAQIQDCTHYICLGDLVGYSADPAACIETVRALDCPVIKGNHDEQAAMSGAVTGFTDLADVAIRWTRQQLGDEDKEWLRSLRLQRVIRDFTVVHATLDTPHKWGYIVTPGDAAASFTYQHTPVCFFGHTHEPFLYRTGIVVKKQLYDTVRLHPGTQYMINVGSVGQPRDGDWRAAYVIYQPETMDIELRRVPYDIETAQRKIIDAGLPEELAHRLAVGK; this is encoded by the coding sequence ATGCGCATCGCCCTTTTCGGTGACATCCACAGCAACCTCGAGGCTTTGCAGTCCGTCTTGGCCGACGCGCAAATCCAAGACTGCACGCACTACATCTGCCTGGGTGACTTGGTGGGCTACAGTGCCGACCCGGCGGCCTGCATCGAAACCGTGCGGGCTCTGGATTGCCCGGTCATCAAGGGAAACCACGACGAGCAGGCGGCGATGTCCGGCGCCGTTACAGGCTTCACCGACCTTGCCGACGTCGCCATCCGCTGGACGCGCCAGCAACTCGGGGATGAGGACAAAGAGTGGCTGCGGTCGCTGCGACTCCAGCGTGTGATCCGCGACTTCACCGTCGTGCACGCCACCCTCGATACGCCGCACAAGTGGGGCTACATTGTCACCCCCGGTGATGCGGCTGCAAGTTTCACCTACCAACACACGCCGGTGTGCTTCTTCGGCCATACCCACGAGCCCTTCCTTTACCGCACGGGCATCGTGGTGAAAAAACAGCTCTATGACACCGTGCGCCTGCACCCGGGAACGCAATACATGATCAACGTCGGCAGTGTCGGACAGCCGCGCGACGGCGATTGGCGTGCCGCCTACGTGATTTATCAACCGGAGACGATGGACATCGAACTGCGGCGTGTCCCTTACGACATCGAAACGGCGCAGCGCAAAATCATCGATGCCGGGCTGCCGGAGGAACTCGCCCACCGGCTTGCCGTCGGCAAATGA
- the proB gene encoding glutamate 5-kinase, whose product MPMKKRIVAKFGTGVLTTDASGLQLDRAQFARFASEIAGLVSAGHEVIVISSAAVAAGVAALGLGTRPSSLTAKQACAAVGQSQLMRAWEEALTAHRLIVAQLLLTHGDIDSRQRRRNAENTLRELLKHRNVIPVINENDSVAVEELGLGDNDRLGAEVAGLCRADLYLILTRSDGLQADGRRLPTVTDLGRARSHVTGEKGEHSTGGMASKLDAVDFATSTGIETWILDGRQAGQMDAAVGDRDAGTKFPASK is encoded by the coding sequence ATGCCCATGAAAAAACGCATCGTCGCAAAATTCGGAACGGGTGTCCTCACGACCGACGCCAGCGGCCTGCAGCTGGACCGTGCGCAGTTCGCCCGCTTCGCGTCCGAGATCGCCGGGCTCGTGTCCGCCGGGCACGAAGTTATCGTCATTTCCAGCGCAGCGGTCGCCGCCGGCGTCGCGGCGCTCGGCCTAGGAACACGCCCGTCGTCGCTCACGGCCAAGCAGGCGTGCGCCGCAGTCGGACAATCCCAACTCATGCGCGCGTGGGAGGAAGCGCTGACCGCCCACCGGCTCATCGTGGCGCAGCTTCTGCTCACCCACGGCGACATCGACAGCCGCCAGCGGCGACGCAATGCAGAGAATACGCTTCGCGAACTTCTGAAGCACAGGAACGTTATACCCGTGATCAACGAAAACGATTCCGTGGCGGTCGAGGAACTCGGCCTCGGTGACAACGACCGACTCGGGGCCGAGGTTGCCGGGCTTTGCCGCGCGGACCTCTACCTCATCCTCACGCGCAGCGACGGGCTGCAGGCCGACGGGCGCCGCCTCCCGACGGTGACGGATCTTGGCCGGGCGCGTTCCCATGTCACGGGGGAGAAGGGAGAGCACAGCACCGGCGGCATGGCGAGCAAGCTGGACGCGGTCGATTTCGCCACTTCCACGGGCATCGAGACATGGATCCTCGACGGCAGGCAAGCCGGGCAAATGGACGCCGCGGTCGGCGACCGCGACGCGGGAACAAAATTCCCTGCTTCGAAATGA